The sequence below is a genomic window from Brevinematia bacterium.
GGAAGACGGTAGGACAGATACGGGAGATGATGGATAGCTTTAGGGAAAATGTTTTTTTGGTAGTGGAAGCGGAGGAAGATAGTCAAGTAAAACGAGATATCATACAGATATATAACAAGAGCCTATACTACACGGTGTATAGTAGAAGAGAGATAAACGATATGAACAATGCTACCTGTGTGAAAGTCTTTCAGATATGGGATGTATCCGAGGTAAATGATATTGTAAAACGGTTCGATAACTCACTGGAAGGGGCTGTCTTGTTCAACAACGTTGACAACGAAATACTAGACAGGGAGAGTAGGCTATGATACTCTACACAACTAGCAAAAAACCTCTCTTTGGGGAAGACATACCAAGCAATGTCAGGGTATGGGAGCAGGAAGCATATACCGAAAAGAGCTTGGAGTCTTTAAATGCTGGACAGGGGACTATAAGAACCAAGTATGGGCTTGTTAGTTGCTTTATTACAAGCGAACGGGGGCTAGTGGTTAGCCCGCAAAGCGAGATAGTAAGTAGTGTAAAATTCGTGGTAAAAGCAAAGAACTTTACAGGTGTAATACAGGAAGGAGAGAGGGAATATACTGTGTCTGTGGAGATAGAAGCGAAAACTACACAGGAAGCGAAGGAGCTTACCTTGCTAGAATACGGCAGGATAAACTTTATTACATTCTCGCTAAACGAATACCTACAGCCTGCTACGGTGGTGGTATCTAGCAGGAGTAATAAAGAATACATCACAACCGAGTGCGTGAAAGAAGGGAATACTTACGTGTATATTGCTATAAGAAGGATAAGACAGGAAGATATAAGCATAATAACTGGGACTACTAATGCTACAGATATTCCTACCATTCCTCTTCCTGTAGTCGCTAACCTAACTGGAACTACTGTTAATCTAGTGGAAGCGAGTAAAAGTATAAGACTGAAAGCGAGTATGGATGAGGTATTTACGCTATGGCTTACAAATCAAAACAGGGATACTTTTCTATCAGGGCAGAGCTTCGGGGTAGTTGCTAGTATGCTAGGGGAAACCTACGGGCTTGTGCAGGATAGAGATTTCGTGGTGTTTTCTTCTCCGTTCACTCCAAGTGGGTTTAATTGGCTACACGTGATGCGGATACCAGCAAGGCTTGTGGATGCTACACAGGGTAGTTTTACAGTCGTAGCAGGACCAGGGAATGCAAGAAGTATATCAAGCGGAGAGTTTAACTGGACTACAAACCGAGACGATAACACTTGGTTTGATATATACTACCAGACACAGAGCAATAACTGGGTGAAGGGTGGAATGTGTTTCTGGGAGGATGGAACGATAACAACGGGGTTTGCTGGTGTTTATTTCACATACGGCAACCTACCGAATATCCGTGTAGTAGGTAAGGCATCTAATACGAATAACACGATGGCTTTTCTAGTGCTTAAGTTTCAGATAGAAGCAGAGCCTGTGTTTGTATATGAAACATCCATTCAGAAAAATCCTACCGTGTGGCAAAAAATATGCGACCTTCCGAAGTTTCCAAGGTTCATAAAGGTTTTACTAGGCAATGCTAGCACGAATGAGTGGATACAGGATGAGATATCACACTACTACCATCACCATAATGTAGGAGCAACTGCTATAGACAGACATAGGCTTGGAGGAGCAAATACAAAACAGATACAATACAACACGGCAACGCAAAAATGGGAGCTGTGGGTAAGATGCGATGGACATTTCAGTGCTTTTGGCCCTAATGATATAAACCGAGTGCGCGTTGTGGTATGGTAAAGGGGGAGCGGGATGGATAAAAGATTTACAAGGTTTTTTGAGGACATACTCAAGCACGAAGGCGGGTATGTTAATCATCCTGCAGACAAAGGCGGGGAGACTAAGTATGGTATAAGCAAAAGAGCATACCCGAATCTGGATATCAAAAACCTTACCAAGGAGCAGGCGATGGAGATATACTACAGAGACTACTGGATAAAAAGCAACGCAAATGAGATAGCAGAGTATAGTTTTCAGATTGCTACTAAATACTGCGATATAGCGATAAACATGGGAATAAGCACAGCAAGGATGCTTCTTAGAAACGCGTTAAAAACAGTAGGAATAGATACAAGCGATATCATCAGTGGTGTTAAGCAGGCGGTAGAGCAAGGCAAGAAGGATGTCTTACTGATGGCACTAAAACAGGAACAGATACAAAGGTATTACAGCATTGTCTCCAGAAACCCGACGCAGGAAGTATTTCTAAAAGGCTGGCTTAGAAGAGCTAGCTACGAAGGAGTAAAAGAATGGGGGTAGTGTATGGAAGAGGAGAAGAAACGAAATGGCTGGCAACACTTTGCTAAAGCACTACAGTGGGATATACAGTTTATAAAAGAGACACTACTAAACCTAGACAGGAAGATAACCGAGCAAGTGATAAAACACCAGCATCTGGAGGAGAAGGTAAATAAGATGGAAGAGGATATAAGGAAAAGACAGTTTCAGACGTTCTATGCTATACTAGGGGCGGTTCTTAGTTTTTTAACAGGGCTTTTGATTTTTATCTTATCCTCACTTGTGCGGGGGAGGTAGTATGATAATTGAGATGGAAGGAAGGATACCGATATACGGCGGGAAGAAGAAACTGCTAATAGACTACTACCGAAAACGCATCCGAGAAGAAGCACCAGAGGAAGGACTTTTGTTATTTGCGTTATATAGGGACGAGGTAAAGGACAGGAAGTGGCTAAAAGTGGATAATGTGCAGGTTGCTAAGGTAAGAGATGAAGTAAAGATAGCGATGGTGATAAAGGATGGGAAGATATACTTCTACGAGATAGATGACAAGGGGGTTTTTTGGTGGTATGAGTGGTAAGTTTGCTAGTAGGAAGTTTCTTGCGTTTCTGATGACATATGCTGGTGTAGTTGTTCTTGGCATTCTATCTAAACTAGATGGAACCAGCATTATAGTTGGACTTCTTGTGAATACTTTTCTATACGCTTTCGTGGAAGGAGTATTAGATTTAGCAAGTGTAAAGACCTTAAAAATGCGAGGCTTTATGCTAGAGAAAGACAAGGAGGGGGAAGATGAATGAACCTGTAGGTATGTTTTCTAAGCAGACCCTTGCTAGGATTTTTAACATCTCTAGAGCAACGATGTATCGTGTGATAGAGAGGGCGGGACTACCTCCGAAGAACTTGTATTCTCTGAAGGAAGTAGAAGAAATGCTTCCATACATAGGGAGCATAGATAGTATATACACAGGGAGCGATGGTAAGCCGAGGATAAAACTACACGGCGGGAGCGAGGTTGTGCTGGAGGGTAAGACTGGAGAAATGCTGGCGAACATCGTCCAAAATTTTCTCACGGGACAAGGGGAGATGAGACAAAATGAGACAGGAATATTACCTGTTATTACGAACCTGACGCAGCAGGTTGCCATGCTTGTAGAAACCACAAAAGACTTGGTGGCTAGGATGATAAAACTAGAAGACTTGCTTCTTCAGAGAGCGATAGGGAAGCCACAGGAAGATATAGTAAAAACTAGAAAAGCAATAAGCCTTGCAGTGGATGACTATATACGGAGCAACAACTTGCTATGGAGCAACAAAGACGATATCTTTCTAGAATTGCTACAAAGATACGAAAAAGAAAAGAATATTCAGATACGAAGGCAATACAGAAAGGAGGATAAGACCTACATCAATACGATAATAAGACTTAACCTAGCAGAAGACTTTATTTCATTTGTGAGGAGTAAATGCTAAAAACACGTCTTCTTTTGCTGGCGTTTGAAAAACTACTTTACAGCATAGCAAACGAGCGTGGGCTGGTGGTAGAAAAGGAATATAGGTTCGCTATACATAGAGGATTTGGATATCGGTTCGACTATGCTATTCCAAGCATAAAGGTTGCCATAGAGATAGAAGGCGGGGTGTATATCTACGGAAGACATAATAACCCTATCGGATACACGGAAGATGTGATAAAATACAATATCGCAACGCTGGAAGGCTGGAGAGTGTATAGGTTCACTACCGAAATGCTTCGTAAGGGTATGGTAGTATATCCAACTAGCAAGAAGCCAAACAGAGAGTATATCTTGTTGGAAGATTTTTTAAGGGAGTGCTTGAGATGAGATGGCTTTGTCTAACACTTGTAATACTAGTTATCATCCTAGCAGTGTTGCTATGGATAGTAAAATGTGAGCAAGAGGATAGGACAAACACTAAAGCAAGCA
It includes:
- a CDS encoding glycosyl hydrolase 108 family protein, producing the protein MDKRFTRFFEDILKHEGGYVNHPADKGGETKYGISKRAYPNLDIKNLTKEQAMEIYYRDYWIKSNANEIAEYSFQIATKYCDIAINMGISTARMLLRNALKTVGIDTSDIISGVKQAVEQGKKDVLLMALKQEQIQRYYSIVSRNPTQEVFLKGWLRRASYEGVKEWG